Proteins encoded within one genomic window of Ranitomeya variabilis isolate aRanVar5 chromosome 4, aRanVar5.hap1, whole genome shotgun sequence:
- the LOC143764316 gene encoding uncharacterized protein LOC143764316, which translates to MAVPGVSGTITIQTPKKKKERFSDAENQKLLDTILAHVEKLFGPKPVNASGRAAIWDKVVKEVNKVGGMRRTVQECKKRWNDYRRKIKQVIDNVKEQSWMGGPTVPLSDVLTKRQLRIAQFFKLDASDAKRNKTHHESSSDIGECVSSNDFALSSSFIIESDDEIMPSQNKPLLPMTCLPSTSHQDKFISQSHEEPQAAKKTRDPPSNTKAAEKPIPPYTATESQLLLETQMDQLAAQQKDMMEALKGIQKTATESLNVQNKMYNLVKVSFLELQKTLLSGQRTSRDRSGILELSLNSLHAKLDEMNSALRVQQLQEMMSSDESELSGTQEIRSTPTTAYTPAAMSTPTNTQARKRPSDQSASPMDSMKKKKISK; encoded by the exons ATGGCTGTCCCCGGGGTCAGTGGAACAATCACAATACAAAcacccaagaaaaaaaaagaaaggtttAGTGATGCCGAGAACCAGAAACTCCTAGACACAATCCTAGCGCACGTTGAGAAACTCTTTGGGCCTAAACCAGTCAATGCATCTGGCAGAGCAGCCATCTGGGATAAGGTGGTGAAGGAGGTTAATAAAGTAGGTGGCATGAGGCGCACAGTCCAAGAATGCAAGAAGAGATGGAATGACTATAGGAGGAAAATCAAGCAAGTTATTGATAATGTGAAGGAGCAGTCGTGGATGGGTGGCCCGACAGTGCCTCTTTCCGATGTCTTAACCAAACGACAACTAAGGATCGCTCAGTTTTTTAAATTGGATGCCAGTGACGCCAAAAGAAATAAAACGCATCATGAATCTTCATCGGATATCG GAGAATGTGTTTCATCTAATGACTTTGCGCTGTCCTCCAGCTTTATCATCGAGTCTGATGATGAAATAATGCCCAGCCAGAACAAACCCCTTCTGCCAATGACTTGCTTACCAAGTACCAGCCATCAGGATAAGTTCATTTCTCAGTCTCACGAGGAGCCTCAGGCTGCAAAAAAAACAAGAGATCCTCCTAGCAATACCAAGGCAGCAGAAAAGCCCATACCGCCATATACTGCCACCGAGTCCCAACTACTATTGGAGACTCAGATGGATCAGTTAGCGGCTCAGCAAAAGGATATGATGGAGGCGTTAAAAGGCATTCAGAAGACTGCGACCGAGAGTCTGAACGTCCAGAACAAAATGTACAACCTTGTAAAGGTCAGCTTTCTAGAGTTGCAGAAAACTCTTCTATCCGGTCAGAGGACGTCGCGTGATCGCAGTGGGATCTTGGAACTCAGTCTGAACAGTCTCCACGCTAAACTGGACGAGATGAACAGCGCCCTGAGAGTCCAACAGCTTCAAGAAATGATGTCCAGTGATGAGTCAGAGCTGAGCGGCACACAAGAGATCAGATCTACTCCTACCACTGCGTACACACCAGCAGCAATGTCTACTCCTACCAATACTCAAGCAAGGAAGAGGCCATCGGACCAGTCCGCTTCACCGATGGattcaatgaaaaagaaaaaaatatcaaaatga